A DNA window from Rhipicephalus sanguineus isolate Rsan-2018 chromosome 8, BIME_Rsan_1.4, whole genome shotgun sequence contains the following coding sequences:
- the LOC119403569 gene encoding uncharacterized protein LOC119403569: MAAARIQRWALLLGAYKYRLQYKPGKQLVNADALSRLPQPLQHEVGAEEDSTECVLLLHQWDEPAIPVKELQASTAADVTLAAVYREPPASRTTVVDCEQWTIAPGDAVYVRNYGAGDKWTPGKVKSTEGSRVVSVETDKGIVHRHADQVRNERQTDHPLQCQTMTPRELVHSPVTELQPFSQHRRTSQQMFQPQLRRSTRERKPVERYGF, encoded by the exons ATGGCCGCGGCAAGAATTCAAAGGTGGGCGCTCCTCCTAGGCGCTTACAAGTATCGCCTGCAATACAAGCCCGGTAAACAGCTCGTAAATGCTGATGCACTGAGTCGGTTGCCTCAACCTTTGCAGCACGAAGTCGGTGCCGAGGAAGACTCGACTGAGTGCGTGCTCCTGCTACACCAGTGGGACGAACCGGCTATTCCAGTGAAGGaactacaagcctcgacggcagcGGACGTCACGCTTGCTGCGGTTTACAG GGAGCCGCCAGCATCTCGGACGACAGTGGTGGACTGCGAGCAATGGACGATCGCGCCAGGTGATGCCGTGTATGTTCGAAATTACGGTGCCGGTGACAAGTGGACCCCGGGCAAGGTCAAGTCAACGGAGGGCTCAAGAGTGGTGTCTGTAGAGACAGACAAGGGTATCGTGCACCGTCACGCAGACCAAGTTCGCAACGAACGCCAGACAGACCATCCGCTACAATGTCAAACAATGACTCCGAGGGAACTGGTGCACAGCCCAGTGACGGAACTACAACCCTTCAGTCAGCACCGCCGGACGTCGCAGCAGATGTTTCAACCCCAGCTACGTCGTTCCACTCGTGAAAGAAAACCCGTGGAGCGTTATGGATTCTAA